The genomic region TGTACCACGCCCGGCGGTACGCCGGCTTCCAGCAGGATTGCGATCCCCTGAGCGGCAATCAGCGGCGTCTGTTCTGCCGGTTTTGCCAGTACGCTGTTGCCAGCGGCAAGCGCGGCGGCAATTTGCCCGGTGAAGATTGCCAGCGGGAAGTTCCATGGGCTGATGCACACCACTGGACCGAGTGGACGGTGCGTTTCATTATCAAAGTCATCGCGAACCTGGCCTGCGTAATAATGCAGGAAATCGACCGCTTCACGCACTTCGGCGATGGCGTTACTAAAGGTTTTACCTGCTTCACGCACCAGAATGCCGATAAGCTGCTGCATCTGGCCTTCCATCAGTACGGCAGCACGGTGCAGAATTGCCGCGCGTTCTTCTGGTGGGGTGGCGAACCAGATCGGCGCATTATTCACTGCGCTTTGCAGCGCCAGTTCCACTTCTGCTTCGGTTGCTTCACGCGCAAAACCGACAATGTCTTTCGGTTCTGCCGGGTTAATGACCGGGCTCATCTCACCTTCGGCAACGCCCTGTTCCAGCATCGGCAGTGCCCGCCATTTTTGCAGGGCGCTGTTCAGCAGGGCAGAGGAGAGCGAGGCGAGGCGATGTTCGTTAGCGAGATCCAACCCGGCAGAGTTGTCCCGACCTTTACCGTACAGATCGCGCGGCAGGGCAATTTTCGGATGCGGCAGACCGGTTTGTCCTTCCTGCAGTGCCAGTTTTTCAACGGCTTCAACCGGGTCGGCCACCAGTTCATCCAGCGGCAGGGTAGTATCCGCGATGCGGTTAACAAATGAGGTGTTAGCGCCGTTTTCCAGCAGACGACGCACCAGATACGCCAGCAGCGTTTCATGGGTTCCTACCGGAGCATAAATGCGGCAAGGGCGGTTAAGTTTACCATCTGCCACTTTACCGGTGACTTGCTCGTACAGCGGTTCACCCATGCCGTGCAGGCACTGGAACTCATACTGGCCCGGGTAGTAGTTCTGTCCCGCCAGTTGATAAATCGCGGCCAGAGTATGGGCGTTATGGGTCGCAAACTGCGGGTAGATCAGGTTTGGCACGGCGAGCAGTTTCTTCGCGCAGGCGAGATAGGAAACGTCGGTGTAGACCTTGCGGGTGTAAACCGGATAGCCTTCCAGACCGTCCATCTGGGCGCGTTTGATTTCGCTGTCCCAGTAAGCGCCTTTCACCAGACGAATCATCAGACGACGACGGCTGCGCGTTGCAAGGTCAATCAGGTAGTCAATGACGAATGGGCAGCGTTTCTGATACGCCTGAATCACGAAACCAATACCGTTCCAACCCGCCAGTTCAGGTTCAAAGCACAGTTTTTCCAGTAGATCGAGAGAGATCTCAAGACGGTCGGCCTCTTCGGCGTCGATGTTAATGCCCACATCATACTGACGAGCCAGCAGGGTCAGGGATTTCAGGCGCGGATAGAGTTCCTCCATCACCCGGTCATACTGCGCGCGGCTGTAACGCGGGTGCAAGGCGGAAAGCTTGATGGAGATGCCTGGGCCTTCATAGATGCCACGCCCATTGGAGGCTTTGCCAATCGCATGAATCGCCTGCTGGTAGGAAACCATATAGGCCTGGGCGTCGGCTGCGGTCAGGGCGGCTTCGCCTAACATGTCGTAAGAGTAGCGGAAGCCTTTCTCTTCCAGCTTGCGGGCGTTTGCCAACGCTTCAGCGATGGTTTCACCGGTGACGAACTGTTCGCCCATCAGACGCATTGCCATATCCACGCCTTTGCGGATCAGCGGTTCACCGCTCTTACCGATAATACGGTTCAGGGAACGCGACAGGTTGGCTTCGTTATGGGTCGACACCAGTTTGCCGGTAAACAGCAGCCCCCAGGTTGCTGCGTTAACAAACAGCGACGGGCTACGACCAATATGTGACTGCCAGTTGCCGTTGCTGATTTTGTCGCGGATTAACGCATCGCGCGTGGCTTTATCCGGGATACGCAGCAGCGCTTCGGCCAGACACATCAGGGCGACGCCTTCCTGTGAGGAGAGGGAAAACTCCTGCAACAGGCTCTGGACCATGCCCGCACGACCGGAAGCCGTTTTCTGGTTACGTAATTTTTCTGCTAACTGATACGCCAGCTTGTGCGCCTGTTCAGCCACCGGCTGTGGCAGGCGAGCCTGTTCCATTAGCATCGAAACAGCATCGGTTTCTGAACGGCGATATGCTGCGGTAATAGCAGCACGAGAGACTGACTGCGGCAGGATCTGTTCGGCAAAATCAAGGAAAGGCTGATGGCTTTCCTCCTGCGGCAACCCTGGTTCATCGCCTTCATTAGCAGCACCTGCCAGCAGCGCGGGCAGTTCAGGCAGGACGTCATCTTGTTCCAGCTTTTCCAGATAATTAAAGATTGCCTGTTTAATGAGCCAGTGCGGGGTACGGTCAATTCGCGTAGCCGCTGACTTAATACGCTCGCGCGTGGCGTCATCCAGTTTAACCCCCATCGTGGTGGTTCCCATGACTTCTGCTCCTGTTATTCAATAAGGTCCTGCTGATAGTTATCGAGAAATATCTACTATGTTGCAACTTTGTGCAACCACGTTAAATGTGACCTGCATAGCAAGCTTAAAAATGAATGAAATGTTAATAAAAGAAAAAACAATGACCCCAGGAAAAGTCATAACGCTATTATTTTCTCTGCGGCACTTAACACTTTTTAAAGGTGCAACCGGCAAAAATGTGAGAGAGTGCAACCTGCCAGAAAATAGTGTTCATCTGCGTTAAGTTTTGATGTAAATGATGTGTTAAATCGATTGTGAATAATCCGCGCATCCGGCAGGATACGGTCGCCTGGAAAATACAACACGCTTTGCCACGTTCCGGCAGAGTAATAAAACAGAGAATCTGGAGAGTCTTAATGGCAATTAGCACACCGATGCTGGTGACGTTCTGTATCTATATTTTTGGCATGATACTGATTGGGTTTATCGCCTGGCGTTCAACCAAAAACTTTGATGACTACATTTTGGGTGGGCGCAGCCTGGGGCCGTTTGTGACGGCGTTGTCTGCCGGGGCTTCTGATATGAGCGGCTGGTTGCTGATGGGCTTACCGGGCGCCATTTTTCTGTCCGGTGTTTCGGAAAGCTGGATTGCCATTGGCCTGACGCTGGGGGCGTGGATCAACTGGAAGCTGGTTGCCGGACGCCTTCGCGTACATACCGAGCACAATAACAATGCTCTGACGCTGCCGGACTATTTCACCGGTCGTTTTGAAGATAAAAGCCGGGTGCTGCGTATAATCTCCGCGCTGGTTATTCTGCTGTTCTTTACTATCTATTGCGCATCGGGAATCGTGGCAGGCGCGCGTCTGTTTGAAAGTACCTTTGGCATGAGCTACGAAACAGCACTGTGGGCTGGTGCCGCCGCAACGATTATTT from Citrobacter sp. RHB25-C09 harbors:
- the putA gene encoding trifunctional transcriptional regulator/proline dehydrogenase/L-glutamate gamma-semialdehyde dehydrogenase, translating into MGTTTMGVKLDDATRERIKSAATRIDRTPHWLIKQAIFNYLEKLEQDDVLPELPALLAGAANEGDEPGLPQEESHQPFLDFAEQILPQSVSRAAITAAYRRSETDAVSMLMEQARLPQPVAEQAHKLAYQLAEKLRNQKTASGRAGMVQSLLQEFSLSSQEGVALMCLAEALLRIPDKATRDALIRDKISNGNWQSHIGRSPSLFVNAATWGLLFTGKLVSTHNEANLSRSLNRIIGKSGEPLIRKGVDMAMRLMGEQFVTGETIAEALANARKLEEKGFRYSYDMLGEAALTAADAQAYMVSYQQAIHAIGKASNGRGIYEGPGISIKLSALHPRYSRAQYDRVMEELYPRLKSLTLLARQYDVGINIDAEEADRLEISLDLLEKLCFEPELAGWNGIGFVIQAYQKRCPFVIDYLIDLATRSRRRLMIRLVKGAYWDSEIKRAQMDGLEGYPVYTRKVYTDVSYLACAKKLLAVPNLIYPQFATHNAHTLAAIYQLAGQNYYPGQYEFQCLHGMGEPLYEQVTGKVADGKLNRPCRIYAPVGTHETLLAYLVRRLLENGANTSFVNRIADTTLPLDELVADPVEAVEKLALQEGQTGLPHPKIALPRDLYGKGRDNSAGLDLANEHRLASLSSALLNSALQKWRALPMLEQGVAEGEMSPVINPAEPKDIVGFAREATEAEVELALQSAVNNAPIWFATPPEERAAILHRAAVLMEGQMQQLIGILVREAGKTFSNAIAEVREAVDFLHYYAGQVRDDFDNETHRPLGPVVCISPWNFPLAIFTGQIAAALAAGNSVLAKPAEQTPLIAAQGIAILLEAGVPPGVVQLLPGRGETVGAQLTSDNRVRGVMFTGSTEVATLLQRNIATRLDAQGRPVPLIAETGGMNAMIVDSSALTEQVVVDVLASAFDSAGQRCSALRVLCLQDDIADHTLKMLRGAMAECRMGNPGRLTTDIGPVIDNEAKANIERHIQAMRAKGRTVFQAVRENSDDAREWQSGTFVAPTLIELESFDELQKEVFGPVLHVVRYNRSELDALIKQINASGYGLTLGVHTRIDETIAQVTGSAHVGNLYVNRNMVGAVVGVQPFGGEGLSGTGPKAGGPLYLYRLLANRPEDALATTLARQDAEYPVDAQLKAALIQPLEALSEWAADRPALRQLCQQYGELAQAGTQRLLPGPTGERNTWTLLPRERVLCVADNEQDALVQLAAVLSVGSQILWSDDAFHRELAKRLPAAVSGRIQFAKSDSLTSQPFDAVIFHGDSDQLRALCEAVAAREGAIISVQGFAHGESNILLERLYIERSLSVNTAAAGGNASLMTIG